A portion of the Bombina bombina isolate aBomBom1 chromosome 11, aBomBom1.pri, whole genome shotgun sequence genome contains these proteins:
- the LOC128642306 gene encoding noggin-2-like, whose protein sequence is MMKRINLSEAVLLCSCLFLVHRQGSCQPYLRLRPSPSEHLPVKDIIEQPDPEQDPKEQDLDERTLRKKLGSNFDPNFMAVVMYSSVNASSQDSLTKSKSLGSLPMELKKMDLSEAPYGGRIRIGKKARRKFLQWLWAYTYCPVLYTWKDLGVRFWPRFIKEGNCFSEKSCSFPEGMYCKPIKSVTKTFLRWYCQGWSRQRYCTWIPVQYPIISECKCSC, encoded by the coding sequence ATGATGAAGAGGATAAATCTTTCGGAGGCTGTTCTGCTTTGCTCCTGCTTGTTTTTAGTCCACCGTCAGGGATCCTGTCAGCCTTACCTTAGGCTTAGACCCTCTCCTAGTGAACACTTACCTGTCAAGGATATTATTGAGCAACCAGACCCTGAGCAAGATCCAAAGGAGCAAGACTTAGATGAGAGGACATTGAGAAAGAAGCTTGGAAGCAACTTTGATCCCAACTTCATGGCAGTGGTTATGTATAGCAGTGTCAATGCATCCAGCCAGGACTCACTGACCAAATCTAAGAGCCTTGGTTCACTACCTATGGAGTTGAAGAAAATGGACCTTAGTGAGGCACCTTATGGTGGTAGGATAAGGATAGGAAAGAAGGCTCGCAGGAAGTTCTTGCAGTGGTTGTGGGCTTATACCTACTGCCCAGTGCTGTATACCTGGAAGGATCTGGGAGTGAGGTTTTGGCCAAGGTTCATCAAGGAGGGAAATTGTTTCTCAGAAAAATCTTGTTCTTTCCCAGAGGGTATGTACTGCAAACCTATTAAGTCAGTTACTAAGACTTTCTTACGGTGGTACTGTCAAGGATGGTCAAGACAAAGGTATTGCACATGGATACCTGTGCAATACCCTATAATATCAGAATGTAAGTGCTCCTGCTAA